In Halobacteriovorax sp. HLS, one DNA window encodes the following:
- a CDS encoding MBL fold metallo-hydrolase: MLVRIIGGHGGVSPGFRATSYLIDGKLLIDAGSVASGIQIAEQTLIDNILISHSHLDHITDLAFLADNCFGQKGRPFEIHTVKEVRETIMTHLLNDKIWPDFTKLPNAANPTLRFNDMEAEKEVEIGDYKVTPVAVNHPGPGHGFIIEKKNSCIVFTQDTGPTDRIWELAKTKKNLKAIFTEVSFPNSLMQVAIDSQHHTPSTMEQEIKKMPADVPIFLGHLKPNFQDQLFKEIDMLGSDRVSVLGSDDTSYVF; the protein is encoded by the coding sequence ATGTTAGTGAGAATTATAGGTGGACACGGAGGCGTTTCTCCAGGTTTTAGAGCGACTAGTTATCTTATTGATGGAAAGCTATTAATTGATGCAGGTAGTGTTGCTAGTGGGATTCAAATTGCGGAACAAACTCTCATTGATAATATTCTAATTTCACATTCTCATTTAGATCATATAACTGACTTAGCATTCTTGGCGGATAATTGTTTTGGACAAAAGGGGAGGCCCTTTGAAATTCATACAGTAAAAGAGGTAAGAGAGACCATTATGACTCACTTACTCAATGATAAGATTTGGCCGGATTTCACAAAGCTGCCAAATGCAGCTAACCCAACTCTTCGATTTAATGATATGGAAGCTGAAAAGGAAGTAGAGATAGGTGATTATAAGGTAACTCCTGTTGCTGTTAATCATCCAGGACCCGGGCATGGCTTTATAATTGAAAAAAAGAATTCATGTATCGTTTTTACTCAAGATACTGGACCTACTGATAGAATCTGGGAACTGGCCAAGACTAAGAAAAACTTAAAAGCAATATTCACTGAGGTGAGCTTTCCAAATAGTCTAATGCAAGTTGCGATAGACTCTCAACACCATACTCCTAGTACTATGGAGCAGGAAATAAAGAAGATGCCTGCTGATGTACCTATATTTCTTGGCCATCTTAAGCCAAACTTTCAAGATCAACTCTTTAAAGAAATTGATATGTTAGGTAGTGACCGAGTCTCTGTACTCGGTTCAGATGATACTAGCTATGTATTTTAA
- a CDS encoding HD-GYP domain-containing protein yields the protein MTDESQKIKKEINDGLDDLEKGHKLSRFEGLLKLSRLMSGSLSIRDIRKKAQSHIKKLIECENVLIYAFDEDDKTLSYAHFVNHDEIIETVQIDENTFVGSSAHFQASLKIDEEDNDIRIKRVIEHVQAMNPRSLLVVPLVFNGELLGVIQAINSLNRNFNSEDVEFAEAVAVQLTPIIQNANLYEKLHKQFIQVVEALADTITKKDSYTGGHTKRVAHFAKKIGEQMSLTWDEMNDLKLSAVLHDIGKIGIEDKILKKSAALTDEEFLIMRDHPRLGYEILKNVDSLSRVIDGMRYHHERPDGKGYPYGLKGDEIPTIAMIISVADTFDAMISTRPYRKGLPPMIAYQEIIDHSGTQFSEDVVTAFENWFKSTKMYAPNRLDSKKKAS from the coding sequence GTGACAGATGAATCTCAAAAAATAAAAAAAGAAATTAATGACGGATTAGATGATCTCGAAAAAGGTCATAAGTTAAGTAGGTTTGAAGGGCTGCTTAAGCTATCTCGTTTAATGTCTGGATCTCTTTCGATTAGAGATATTCGAAAAAAGGCCCAAAGTCATATTAAAAAACTTATTGAATGTGAAAATGTACTTATCTATGCATTTGATGAGGATGATAAAACACTCTCTTATGCACATTTTGTAAACCACGATGAAATAATAGAAACCGTTCAAATTGATGAGAATACTTTTGTTGGTTCGAGCGCTCATTTCCAAGCATCGCTAAAAATTGATGAAGAAGATAATGATATCAGAATCAAGCGTGTGATAGAGCATGTACAAGCTATGAATCCTAGATCATTACTTGTTGTTCCTCTTGTCTTTAATGGAGAATTATTAGGTGTCATCCAGGCCATTAATTCATTAAATAGAAATTTCAACTCAGAAGATGTCGAGTTTGCTGAAGCTGTAGCTGTTCAGTTAACACCAATCATTCAAAATGCGAATCTTTATGAAAAACTTCATAAGCAATTTATCCAAGTTGTAGAGGCCTTGGCAGATACAATTACAAAGAAAGATAGCTATACAGGTGGACATACTAAGAGGGTTGCTCATTTTGCAAAGAAAATTGGTGAACAAATGTCCCTAACTTGGGATGAGATGAATGATCTCAAATTGTCTGCTGTACTTCATGATATTGGCAAAATTGGCATTGAAGATAAAATTCTTAAAAAGTCAGCGGCCTTAACTGATGAAGAGTTTTTGATCATGAGAGATCACCCACGCCTAGGGTATGAAATTTTAAAGAATGTTGACAGTCTCAGTCGTGTTATTGACGGAATGAGATATCATCATGAAAGACCCGATGGAAAGGGTTATCCGTACGGGCTAAAAGGCGATGAAATCCCAACCATAGCCATGATAATCTCTGTAGCAGATACTTTTGACGCAATGATTAGTACTAGACCTTATCGAAAAGGGCTACCTCCAATGATTGCTTATCAAGAGATTATTGACCATAGCGGAACTCAATTTAGTGAAGATGTCGTAACAGCTTTCGAAAACTGGTTTAAATCTACTAAAATGTACGCCCCGAATAGACTAGATTCTAAGAAGAAAGCGAGTTAA
- the rsmI gene encoding 16S rRNA (cytidine(1402)-2'-O)-methyltransferase: MSTLKLVTLPIGNLSDITQRALKALQDERLFLAEDTRNLRKIFDLYEIDQSHKDVDSFHDHSKDKIDYYITKIKSGRSYILVSDAGSPIISDPAFPLVRACIDAGIEIESIPGVSSVTAALELSGLPPQPFTFYGFLARDDSKKREFFESLLTQTGTFVTFESPHRLEKTLKLLSSILPDADVAVCREITKKFETVYRFKASEWESAEVKSVGEIVLLIHHKTEQVKISNKKLTELANEYLYKKQTPKNLAKLLSEILGDSSKDIYEQITRK; this comes from the coding sequence TTGTCTACATTGAAATTAGTGACACTTCCGATAGGAAATTTATCAGATATTACTCAAAGAGCATTGAAGGCACTACAGGATGAGAGACTTTTTCTTGCCGAAGATACTCGAAATCTTAGGAAAATTTTTGATCTTTATGAAATTGATCAATCTCATAAAGATGTCGATTCTTTTCATGACCACTCTAAAGATAAGATTGATTATTATATTACTAAAATTAAAAGTGGTAGAAGTTATATATTAGTCTCAGATGCTGGAAGTCCTATTATCTCAGATCCGGCCTTTCCTCTTGTAAGAGCTTGTATTGATGCTGGAATTGAAATTGAATCTATTCCTGGAGTTAGCTCTGTTACGGCAGCTCTAGAGTTAAGTGGATTACCTCCTCAACCTTTTACTTTTTACGGATTTTTGGCAAGGGATGATAGCAAGAAAAGAGAATTCTTTGAGTCACTATTAACTCAGACTGGAACATTTGTAACATTTGAAAGCCCGCACAGGCTTGAGAAGACATTAAAGCTACTTAGTTCAATTTTGCCAGACGCGGATGTGGCAGTATGTAGAGAAATTACCAAAAAGTTTGAGACCGTTTATAGATTTAAGGCCTCAGAGTGGGAAAGTGCTGAAGTAAAAAGTGTTGGTGAAATTGTTTTACTTATTCATCATAAGACAGAACAAGTCAAAATTAGTAATAAGAAGCTTACAGAGCTGGCCAATGAGTATTTGTACAAGAAGCAAACGCCAAAGAACTTAGCAAAGCTTTTGAGTGAAATACTCGGAGATTCTTCTAAAGACATCTATGAGCAAATAACTCGGAAATGA
- a CDS encoding STAS domain-containing protein: protein MSLKAQVRTDSLGNITVHMEGGLDFENSMPFRRELSSLMTENPLSTITLDLNRLDFVGSSGIGVFVETIKILNDKKKQIKIANVKTEFMKVFKLFEFDAMETMIMEFENDDTENLNLKFGNRRNTFQN, encoded by the coding sequence ATGAGTTTAAAAGCACAAGTACGAACTGATTCATTAGGAAATATTACAGTTCACATGGAAGGTGGTCTAGATTTTGAAAATAGTATGCCTTTTAGAAGAGAGCTTTCTAGTTTAATGACAGAAAATCCACTATCAACGATTACTCTTGATTTAAATAGATTAGACTTTGTAGGATCTTCAGGAATTGGTGTTTTTGTAGAAACGATCAAGATCTTAAATGATAAGAAGAAACAAATCAAAATAGCTAATGTAAAAACAGAATTTATGAAAGTATTTAAGCTATTCGAATTCGACGCAATGGAAACAATGATAATGGAATTTGAAAACGACGATACGGAAAACTTAAACTTAAAGTTTGGTAACCGTCGTAATACCTTTCAAAATTAG
- a CDS encoding phage holin family protein, translated as MKLFKIKSILIFTLATFIFMAQSFEAKAEMDGRVKALGTMALYGTVGGALLGTASLAFGTNGRAIAQGASLGLYAGIIFGTYVVVSHSMKKRRYDAPMQPKARPDNYYPDDSTSPYQDSGANNGGQNSDDSWSFYNRTIEMTELSSDFGFRMNSLNRFANRKGSQRPPLYLNFLNYRF; from the coding sequence ATGAAATTATTTAAAATTAAATCTATCCTTATTTTTACTTTAGCAACTTTTATCTTTATGGCGCAGTCTTTTGAAGCTAAGGCCGAAATGGATGGAAGAGTTAAAGCACTTGGAACAATGGCCCTTTATGGAACTGTCGGTGGAGCTTTACTAGGTACAGCATCACTAGCTTTTGGTACAAATGGACGAGCAATTGCTCAAGGGGCTTCATTAGGACTATATGCAGGAATTATCTTTGGAACTTATGTTGTTGTATCCCATTCGATGAAAAAAAGAAGATATGATGCCCCAATGCAACCTAAGGCAAGACCTGATAATTACTATCCAGATGATAGTACTTCTCCTTACCAAGACTCAGGGGCCAATAATGGTGGCCAAAATAGTGATGACTCTTGGAGCTTTTACAATAGAACGATTGAGATGACTGAACTTAGTAGTGACTTTGGTTTTAGGATGAATTCTTTAAATCGATTCGCAAATAGAAAAGGGAGTCAAAGACCCCCTCTATATCTTAATTTTCTTAATTACAGATTCTAA
- a CDS encoding ribonuclease HII: MFDTEYSNFSMVAGCDEVGRGPLAGPVVGSCVLVRGDQLTPNNIQFLLDLGVNDSKKLNRKKRLLILKKLGIDHSLINSKVEVTINQNFSIVYSTAVISNDVIDEINILRASLKAMSEAFIRCYDNSKDCAKVLIDGNKLLNINDKRFCEEFVIKGDSKSVLIGLASIIAKEYRDELMEKLSVQYPGYGLESHAGYPTKKHKEAISALGVTEIHRKTFKGVKEFCVDH; encoded by the coding sequence ATGTTTGATACTGAGTATAGTAACTTTTCTATGGTTGCAGGATGTGATGAAGTTGGAAGAGGACCTTTGGCAGGACCTGTTGTTGGTAGTTGCGTTCTTGTTCGTGGAGATCAGCTTACACCGAATAATATTCAGTTTTTACTCGATTTAGGAGTGAATGACTCTAAGAAGTTAAATCGAAAAAAGAGATTACTAATTCTTAAAAAATTGGGAATTGATCATTCTTTAATTAACTCAAAAGTTGAAGTTACAATTAATCAAAATTTTTCCATCGTTTATTCAACAGCAGTTATTTCAAATGATGTCATTGATGAGATAAATATTTTACGTGCATCATTAAAGGCCATGAGTGAGGCCTTTATTCGCTGTTATGATAACTCTAAGGATTGTGCAAAAGTGCTTATAGATGGAAATAAACTTTTAAACATAAACGATAAAAGGTTTTGTGAAGAGTTTGTCATTAAAGGCGATTCTAAATCAGTCCTTATTGGTCTTGCTTCAATTATTGCTAAGGAATATAGAGACGAATTGATGGAAAAACTTTCAGTACAGTATCCTGGGTATGGATTAGAAAGTCATGCTGGTTATCCAACAAAGAAACACAAAGAGGCAATCTCTGCACTTGGCGTTACTGAAATTCATAGAAAAACTTTTAAAGGCGTTAAGGAATTTTGTGTCGACCATTAA
- the rplS gene encoding 50S ribosomal protein L19: MNLVDIVEQDHLSPLVETFPDFRTGDTLAVHARIKEGEKSRVQIFQGVCIAIKSKKDLNGHFRVRKISSGMGVERVFPFHSPNVEKIEIVQRGKSRRSKLYYLRERSGKSARIAIDYDRK; encoded by the coding sequence ATGAATTTAGTTGATATTGTAGAACAAGATCACTTATCGCCATTAGTAGAAACTTTTCCAGACTTTAGAACTGGTGATACACTAGCTGTACACGCAAGAATTAAAGAAGGTGAGAAGTCACGTGTTCAGATTTTTCAAGGTGTTTGCATTGCAATCAAAAGTAAAAAAGATCTTAATGGTCATTTCAGAGTAAGAAAGATTTCTTCTGGAATGGGTGTTGAAAGAGTTTTTCCTTTTCATTCACCAAATGTTGAGAAAATTGAAATTGTACAGCGTGGTAAATCTAGAAGAAGTAAGCTTTACTATCTTAGAGAAAGATCTGGTAAGTCTGCAAGAATTGCAATTGATTACGATAGAAAGTAA
- a CDS encoding RNA methyltransferase, with protein MANLYLGLVHHPIKNKRGDTVTTSVTNLDIHDIARSCKTFGVQKYFIVTPLEAQHGLVKKILGHWEDDKNGAYNPDRQNALSIATLVNSVDEAMEKIQELENKSPLLAVTGANFDRFDGNSKELRQKMESEDRPCLLLFGTGWGLHEVILEKANFMLDPILGANIDGYNHLSVRSAVAIYLDRFNQK; from the coding sequence GTGGCAAATTTATACTTAGGACTTGTTCATCATCCTATTAAAAATAAAAGAGGTGACACCGTTACAACTTCGGTAACAAATTTGGACATTCATGATATCGCAAGAAGTTGTAAGACTTTTGGAGTGCAGAAGTATTTCATTGTGACTCCTCTAGAGGCCCAGCATGGACTTGTTAAGAAAATTCTTGGGCACTGGGAAGATGATAAGAATGGGGCCTATAACCCTGATCGTCAAAATGCTCTGTCAATTGCGACTCTAGTAAATAGTGTTGACGAGGCAATGGAGAAGATTCAAGAACTAGAAAATAAGAGTCCTTTACTTGCTGTGACTGGAGCAAACTTTGATCGCTTTGATGGAAATAGTAAAGAATTGAGGCAGAAAATGGAAAGCGAAGATAGGCCATGTCTACTACTCTTTGGAACAGGCTGGGGATTGCATGAAGTCATTCTTGAAAAAGCAAATTTTATGTTAGATCCAATATTGGGCGCAAATATTGATGGTTATAACCACCTCTCAGTGAGAAGTGCTGTCGCAATTTATTTAGACCGTTTTAACCAGAAGTAA
- the trmD gene encoding tRNA (guanosine(37)-N1)-methyltransferase TrmD: protein MSKRIWILTMFPNFFDQFREVGVVGQMFQGLRGDKIELCTLNISDFSPKGFKGVDSSPYGGGPGMVMRADVLKSAIIDGVVKQGGYSEDFKDELKVIFTAPRGITWNNKVCREFSNRYFSSNSNTDLVFICGRYEGIDERFLEKYVDEVYCIGDFVLSGGEIAVMSILDSALRFSEGVLGNNESAKYDSFEQNLLEHPQYTRPSSFEGLDVPAVLMSGDHQKIQEWKNKKQVAMTQKWRPELIDKEK from the coding sequence ATGTCCAAGAGAATCTGGATTCTTACAATGTTTCCAAATTTCTTTGATCAATTCAGAGAAGTTGGAGTTGTTGGTCAAATGTTTCAAGGCCTTCGTGGTGACAAAATTGAACTTTGCACACTAAATATTTCTGACTTTTCTCCTAAAGGTTTCAAAGGCGTTGACAGTTCTCCGTATGGAGGGGGACCAGGTATGGTAATGAGAGCAGACGTTTTAAAATCTGCGATTATTGATGGTGTTGTTAAGCAAGGTGGATATTCCGAGGATTTTAAAGACGAGTTGAAAGTTATTTTTACGGCCCCAAGAGGAATTACTTGGAATAATAAGGTATGTAGAGAATTCTCAAATAGGTACTTCAGTAGTAATTCGAACACTGATTTAGTATTTATCTGTGGAAGATATGAAGGAATTGATGAGAGGTTTCTTGAAAAGTATGTTGATGAAGTTTATTGCATTGGTGATTTCGTTCTCTCTGGTGGAGAAATTGCTGTGATGTCTATTCTTGATTCTGCTCTTCGTTTCAGTGAAGGGGTTTTGGGAAATAATGAAAGCGCTAAATATGATAGCTTTGAACAAAATCTTTTAGAGCACCCTCAGTACACAAGACCTTCTTCATTTGAAGGACTTGATGTTCCAGCTGTTCTAATGAGTGGAGATCATCAAAAAATTCAAGAATGGAAAAATAAAAAACAGGTTGCTATGACACAAAAGTGGAGACCTGAATTAATAGATAAGGAAAAATAG